One genomic window of Mycosarcoma maydis chromosome 20, whole genome shotgun sequence includes the following:
- a CDS encoding uncharacterized protein (related to NGL3 - putative endonuclease), with protein MTESAATGTVPAKNAKQKNRPSPEEIEAKRRERAAKKDKEAAQKAAKEAELAAAIAANGKIPNGHLDEHGNILFVPRDWASVIDLKSRPDGRSNRQKVRLVSWNILAQGLVRRTLFPGSDCLKFKDRSIGLTAELSSRTGHGWDVGCFQEVDRMDVHGETMTNDGFSYIYEKGYRQKQHGLLVAWRRDLFGEKAHRQLTIDLDAESVASTNEPVRTACSRVTRNIGLFVALCTASASSPGLIVATTHLFWHPMHAYERARQSGILVRKLQEFRNELGEQWNEAPCILAGDFNDQPHSATYRLLTGRKLTQHCLDEVVSSSVVHKSMDERKEKGGVSNGFASGTTEPARDAPANKSIPAMSEVFDHLQKQVQADDQEVEQEKGAEEDEEEDEEEDEADDRMLKNCRVATAEDALLSMDELLQLHDVARPRPGPIPAQVTSNTAPTQVALSSHLGSVYGLHYGSVKDPSEQGNFFGSPTRGRERWDDTEWTPDTPNCHTGDSTEPMWTIFSSLFSLTLDYIFMLPKDKQGVQASPAPMEAYPTVTRLLRTHPTDTLQPGVPRKGVCASDHIAIGAEIEL; from the coding sequence ATGACCGAATCGGCCGCCACAGGCACGGTTCCAGCCAAGAATGCCAAGCAGAAAAACCGACCATCTCCAGAGGAAATCGAGGCCAAACGGCGAGAGCGTGccgccaagaaggacaaggaaGCCGCCCAAAAGGCAGCcaaagaagccgagctcgctGCAGCCATTGCCGCCAACGGCAAGATCCCCAACGGACATCTGGACGAGCATGGAAACATCCTCTTTGTTCCGCGTGATTGGGCTTCCGTCATCGATTTGAAATCACGACCAGACGGCAGATCGAACCGGCAGAAAGTCCGTCTTGTCAGCTGGAACATTCTTGCGCAAGGTCTAGTACGAAGAACGCTCTTCCCCGGATCCGACTGCCTCAAGTTCAAGGACCGCTCCATAGGGCTCACCGCCGAGCTCTCGAGTCGCACAGGCCACGGTTGGGATGTGGGCTGCTTTCAAGAAGTGGACCGAATGGACGTACACGGCGAGACCATGACAAACGACGGCTTCAGCTACATATACGAGAAAGGATACCGACAAAAGCAACACGGTCTGCTCGTGGCATGGAGACGAGACTTGTTTGGTGAAAAGGCGCATCGCCAGCTCAccatcgacctcgacgcAGAGAGCGTAGCTAGCACTAACGAGCCCGTCAGAACGGCATGTTCCAGAGTCACACGCAACATTGGGCTATTTGTAGCACTTTGCACTGCGTCAGCTTCGAGTCCTGGACTGATTGTGGCGACAACACACCTGTTCTGGCATCCGATGCACGCGTACGAGCGAGCACGTCAGTCTGGCATTTTGGTGCGAAAGCTGCAAGAGTTTCGAAACGAGTTGGGCGAGCAGTGGAACGAGGCACCTTGCATCTTGGCCGGAGACTTTAACGACCAGCCTCACTCTGCGACGTATCGCCTTTTGACCGGTCGCAAGTTGACTCAGCATTGTCTCGATGAGGTAGTGTCCTCTAGTGTGGTGCACAAAAGCATGGACGAACGAAAAGAGAAAGGTGGCGTATCAAACGGCTTCGCATCTGGTACGACCGAGCCAGCGCGCGATGCTCCTGCCAATAAGTCAATTCCTGCGATGAGCGAGGTTTTCGACCATCTACAGAAGCAAGTCCAAGCGGACGACCAAGAGGTAGAGCAAGAAAAAGGTgcagaggaagatgaggaggaagatgaggaggaagacgaggcggaCGACCGCATGCTCAAAAACTGCCGTGTTGCCACTGCAGAGGATGCTCTCTTGTCGATGGACGAACTGCTTCAACTTCACGACGTCGCTCGCCCTCGTCCAGGCCCGATTCCAGCACAAGTCACCTCTAACACTGCACCGACGCAAGTTGCACTATCCTCGCACCTCGGCTCTGTGTATGGTCTGCACTACGGTAGTGTAAAAGACCCATCCGAGCAGGGTAACTTTTTTGGCTCGCCCACTCGAGGCCGAGAACGATGGGATGATACCGAATGGACGCCCGACACGCCAAATTGCCACACGGGTGACAGCACCGAGCCGATGTGGACCATCTTTTCGAGCCTCTTTTCTCTCACGCTCGACTACATCTTTATGCTGCCCAAAGACAAGCAGGGTGTACAGGCCTCACCAGCTCCGATGGAAGCTTATCCAACGGTGACACGGTTGCTTCGCACGCACCCAACAGACACGCTGCAACCCGGTGTGCCGAGAAAAGGGGTCTGCGCATCGGATCACATTGCTATCGGCGCCGAAATCGAATTGTAA